One genomic region from Natrinema caseinilyticum encodes:
- a CDS encoding SRPBCC family protein, producing MPTYERETTVDSPFEDVWEFNSRISGLEAVTPDWMHLRVERVIGPDGEPSPDVLEPGSEVALSIRPFGVGPRQHWTSVITDRERHEGSAYFRDEMVHGPFDRWEHTHAFYADDDRTVVRDRVTYELPLGGIGDAIAPLSRIGFEAMFRARHRLAKARLE from the coding sequence ATGCCCACGTACGAACGTGAAACGACGGTCGACTCGCCGTTCGAAGACGTCTGGGAGTTCAACTCGCGGATTTCCGGCCTCGAGGCGGTCACACCCGATTGGATGCACCTGCGCGTCGAGCGCGTGATCGGTCCCGACGGCGAGCCGTCTCCGGACGTTCTCGAGCCGGGTTCGGAGGTCGCGCTGTCGATCCGCCCCTTCGGAGTCGGACCGCGCCAGCACTGGACGTCGGTGATCACTGACCGCGAGCGCCACGAGGGGTCCGCGTACTTTCGCGACGAGATGGTCCACGGGCCGTTCGACCGGTGGGAGCACACGCACGCCTTCTACGCCGACGACGACCGAACCGTCGTTCGAGATCGGGTCACCTACGAACTCCCGCTGGGCGGGATCGGCGATGCGATCGCGCCGCTCTCTCGGATCGGCTTCGAGGCCATGTTCCGGGCCCGCCATCGGCTCGCGAAAGCGCGACTCGAGTGA
- a CDS encoding PHP domain-containing protein, translated as MRDFHVHSNYSDGDFLRGMIRAAESAGLEGVGIADHCNVATRDRHESMRSVYGFNLDLTHERRRRGIERLREEFGLEIYDAVEMDYDPRDEAAIDAFLSEAGFEYAIGSVHDVDGKNVQVASHFAEMTEAERDAVVDEYFEKLVTLVESELFDIAAHVDLLERTPPLRGRATDAHYRRVARAFSDSRTVPEINAGRALSDAEVVHPSDPFLSVLREHDVAVTVGTDSHRPGEIPDRIGFLTGFVEEAGLEPVTPDGVVQ; from the coding sequence ATGCGGGATTTTCACGTCCACTCGAACTACTCGGACGGCGACTTCCTCAGAGGGATGATCCGGGCCGCAGAATCGGCGGGTCTCGAGGGTGTGGGTATCGCCGACCACTGCAACGTGGCCACACGCGACCGCCACGAATCGATGCGGAGCGTATACGGGTTCAATCTCGATCTCACCCACGAACGCCGCCGCCGGGGGATCGAGCGACTGCGGGAGGAGTTCGGTCTCGAGATCTACGACGCCGTCGAGATGGACTACGACCCGCGCGACGAGGCCGCGATCGACGCGTTTCTTTCCGAGGCCGGATTTGAGTACGCGATCGGGAGCGTCCACGACGTCGACGGGAAGAACGTCCAGGTCGCATCACATTTCGCGGAGATGACCGAGGCCGAGCGCGACGCGGTCGTCGACGAGTATTTCGAGAAACTGGTCACACTCGTCGAGTCCGAACTGTTCGATATCGCGGCTCACGTCGATCTGCTCGAGCGGACCCCGCCGTTACGGGGGCGTGCAACGGACGCACACTACAGACGGGTGGCACGGGCGTTCTCCGACTCCCGAACCGTTCCGGAGATCAACGCCGGACGAGCCCTGTCCGATGCCGAGGTCGTCCACCCGTCCGATCCCTTCCTGTCCGTGCTGCGCGAACACGACGTGGCCGTGACCGTCGGCACCGACTCCCATCGCCCGGGAGAGATTCCCGATCGCATCGGCTTTCTCACCGGGTTCGTCGAGGAGGCCGGCCTCGAGCCCGTCACCCCCGATGGGGTCGTCCAGTAG
- the aroC gene encoding chorismate synthase yields MNGNRFGRLFQVTTFGESHGEAMGCTVSGCPAGLELSEEDIQEDLDRRKPGQSMITTSRGEPDAVSIKSGIQDGYTTGTPIGMVIQNKDARSGKYEPFITAPRPSHGDFTYSAKFGTRNWGGGGRSSARETVNWVAAGAIAKKLLSQQGIELKAHVNQIGDVEAPEVSFEEIVAHSEENDVRCGHPETAAEMQTLIEEYQEKGDSIGGSIYFEARGVPVGLGAPRFDSLSARLGQAMMSVPATTAFEFGLGREAREWTGKERNDDWEFDDEGNPTPVENDHGGIQGGISSGEPIYGEVTLHAPTSIPKTQQTADWETGELKEEKVIGRHDPVLPPRGVPVVEAMLALTLVDFMLLSGRLNPDRVDDRPGEYDTEYHPSNPRSE; encoded by the coding sequence ATGAACGGCAACCGCTTCGGTCGCCTCTTCCAGGTGACTACGTTCGGCGAGAGCCACGGGGAGGCGATGGGCTGTACCGTCTCGGGCTGTCCCGCCGGGCTCGAACTCTCCGAAGAGGACATTCAGGAGGATCTCGACCGCCGGAAACCGGGCCAATCGATGATCACGACCAGTCGCGGCGAACCGGACGCCGTCTCGATCAAATCCGGAATACAGGACGGCTACACGACCGGGACGCCGATCGGGATGGTGATCCAGAACAAGGACGCACGGTCGGGCAAGTACGAGCCCTTCATCACCGCACCGCGACCCAGCCACGGCGACTTCACGTATTCGGCCAAATTCGGGACGCGAAACTGGGGTGGCGGCGGTCGTTCGTCCGCCCGGGAAACCGTAAACTGGGTCGCTGCGGGCGCGATCGCGAAGAAACTGCTCTCGCAACAGGGGATCGAACTCAAAGCCCACGTCAACCAGATCGGCGACGTCGAAGCTCCCGAGGTGAGCTTCGAGGAGATCGTCGCTCACTCCGAGGAAAACGACGTGCGCTGTGGCCATCCCGAGACGGCCGCGGAGATGCAAACCCTGATCGAGGAGTATCAGGAAAAAGGCGACTCGATCGGCGGGAGCATCTACTTCGAGGCACGGGGCGTCCCCGTCGGTCTCGGCGCGCCCCGGTTCGATTCGTTGTCGGCCCGCCTCGGGCAGGCGATGATGTCGGTGCCGGCGACGACGGCGTTCGAGTTCGGCCTCGGTCGGGAGGCCCGCGAGTGGACTGGAAAAGAGCGAAACGACGACTGGGAGTTCGACGACGAGGGGAATCCGACGCCGGTCGAGAACGACCACGGCGGCATTCAGGGCGGCATCTCCTCGGGAGAACCGATCTACGGCGAGGTCACGCTCCACGCGCCGACCTCGATTCCGAAAACCCAGCAGACGGCCGACTGGGAGACCGGCGAACTCAAAGAAGAGAAGGTCATCGGTCGACACGACCCCGTCCTTCCGCCTCGAGGAGTCCCCGTCGTCGAGGCGATGCTCGCGCTGACGCTCGTCGACTTCATGCTTCTGAGCGGTCGACTCAATCCGGATCGCGTCGACGACCGGCCCGGTGAGTACGATACAGAGTACCATCCGAGCAACCCGCGGAGCGAATAG
- a CDS encoding OsmC family protein has protein sequence MGYIVRMPALGPETKRGTLLEWTVLEGESVSTGEAIADVATEPDVEPEPQSDAESGSRVGVVEARAGGVLRRTYLEGGESVPPGTPIGIVAPTANTIEDLEAEAATDLEAAAERVENPWPSPAESGTGAAARTVETGTARRGEHEMPGRSVSATNAEGMRGHIEAGSFEWAFDEPELSGGTETGPTPVDVFLGGLAACLSLSTRYQATKRDASVDEIRVDVDAAPERGSVERIDATIRIDADEDDETVEHIVTLAERGCHVSQLLRDDLSLTLAWERR, from the coding sequence ATGGGCTACATCGTCCGAATGCCGGCGCTCGGTCCCGAGACGAAACGCGGGACCCTCCTCGAGTGGACGGTACTCGAGGGGGAGTCGGTTTCAACGGGAGAGGCGATCGCCGACGTGGCAACCGAGCCGGACGTGGAACCCGAACCGCAATCGGATGCGGAATCGGGCTCACGCGTCGGAGTGGTCGAGGCACGCGCCGGTGGCGTTCTGCGTCGGACGTATCTCGAGGGCGGCGAATCGGTGCCGCCCGGGACCCCGATCGGCATCGTCGCGCCGACTGCGAACACCATCGAGGACCTCGAAGCGGAGGCGGCGACCGACCTCGAAGCGGCCGCCGAGCGCGTCGAGAACCCGTGGCCGTCGCCCGCAGAAAGCGGTACGGGCGCAGCCGCCCGCACAGTCGAGACCGGGACAGCCCGTCGGGGTGAACACGAGATGCCCGGACGGTCGGTCTCCGCGACGAACGCCGAGGGGATGCGGGGGCACATCGAGGCCGGCTCCTTCGAGTGGGCGTTCGACGAACCGGAATTGAGCGGCGGCACCGAAACCGGTCCGACCCCGGTCGACGTCTTCCTCGGTGGGCTCGCAGCGTGTCTCTCGCTCAGCACCAGGTACCAGGCGACGAAACGTGACGCGTCGGTCGACGAGATTCGGGTCGACGTCGACGCAGCGCCGGAGCGCGGCTCCGTCGAGCGGATCGACGCGACGATCCGGATCGACGCCGACGAGGACGACGAGACGGTCGAACACATCGTCACCCTCGCCGAACGGGGCTGTCACGTTTCACAACTCCTTCGAGACGACCTGTCGCTGACGCTCGCCTGGGAACGGCGTTGA
- a CDS encoding thiamine pyrophosphate-dependent enzyme encodes MSAFNAIGEEREIDRDEFTPGVEPQPTWCPGCGDFGVLKALKQALPEVGKTPEEVLTVTGIGCSGKLNSYLDTYGFHTIHGRSLPVARAAKLANTDLEVIAAGGDGDGYGIGGNHFIHSARENHDMTYIVFNNEIFGLTKGQTSPTSPKGHKSKTQPSGSAKTPLRPLSLSLNAGASYIARTAAVNPNQAKEIIKEAIEHDGFAHIDFLTQCPTWNKDARQYVPYIDVQESDDYDFDVTDRREAAEMMHETEDVLNEGTVLTGRYYVDEDRPSYQQEKAAVGEMPDEPLAERYFDDDAEWERSYDLLDRHT; translated from the coding sequence ATGAGTGCATTCAACGCGATCGGAGAGGAACGGGAGATCGACCGGGACGAGTTTACCCCCGGCGTCGAACCCCAGCCGACCTGGTGTCCCGGCTGTGGCGACTTCGGCGTCCTGAAGGCGCTGAAACAGGCCCTGCCGGAAGTCGGCAAGACGCCCGAAGAGGTGCTGACCGTCACCGGGATCGGCTGTTCCGGCAAACTGAATAGCTACCTGGACACCTACGGATTCCACACGATTCACGGGCGCTCGCTGCCCGTCGCTCGGGCGGCCAAACTGGCGAACACCGACCTCGAGGTCATCGCCGCCGGAGGCGACGGCGACGGCTACGGGATCGGCGGGAACCACTTCATCCACTCGGCCCGCGAGAACCACGACATGACGTACATCGTGTTCAACAACGAGATCTTCGGCCTGACCAAGGGCCAGACCTCGCCGACGAGTCCGAAGGGCCACAAGTCCAAGACCCAACCGTCCGGCAGCGCGAAGACGCCGCTCCGGCCGCTGTCGCTGTCCCTGAACGCCGGCGCGAGCTACATCGCCCGCACTGCGGCGGTCAACCCGAACCAGGCCAAAGAGATCATCAAAGAGGCCATCGAACACGACGGCTTCGCCCACATCGACTTCCTCACCCAGTGTCCGACCTGGAACAAGGACGCTCGACAGTACGTCCCCTACATCGACGTACAGGAGTCCGACGACTACGACTTCGACGTGACCGATCGTCGTGAAGCCGCCGAAATGATGCACGAAACCGAGGACGTGCTCAACGAGGGGACCGTCCTGACGGGGCGATACTACGTCGACGAGGACCGCCCGTCGTATCAGCAGGAGAAAGCCGCCGTCGGTGAGATGCCGGACGAGCCGCTGGCCGAGCGCTACTTCGACGACGACGCGGAGTGGGAACGCAGCTACGACCTCCTCGACCGACACACCTGA
- the fdhF gene encoding formate dehydrogenase subunit alpha, producing MASEKRDPVETICPYCGVGCGIKVQQGAEPGDVGFVPWGDAPVNEGRICIKGGAATEVVDHEDRLTDPLIEDGGEFREATWEEAIEYIVRELERIRDEYGPDAMGFLGSSKVMNEENYLLQKLARRYGTNNVDNCTRMCHASTVWALRTSLGAGAMTNSMQDLRDAADLFWIQGANPGEQHPIANSQYFRQAVLEGATVIQVDPHANKTTRTFGIDETDRHQHLQLQPGTDIPLLNVVLKTILERHDANPDEGWIDETFVAERTEGFEHLRRTLEDFDKAAAAQECGVPLEDIERAAEKYATADNAAIFTGMGMSQHACGVDNVQNEINLALITGNLGRPGTGVNPLRGQNNVQGTCDVGAMPNVLPGYQLVDDDAARESVEDVWGFDVPDEPGLTNVEITSEAGESVAGLYVMGENPVMSEPDANRVAERLEDLEFMVVQDIFMTETAAYADVILPATTWAERGGTVTNTDRRVQRMRGVEKVHENTKHDLEILRDIGSRLFGGDGFDFDDPEAVFEELRQVCPSYHGMTYDRLGTEGRHWPCYEPGDEGDPYLYEEAFDTESGRGHIEGVAHQPPAETPDDDYPLILTTARLEEHYNTGTMSTRSPTLNRQTPENFVDVNPADAERYGIADGETVRLRSRRGEITLEAHVTEDTKEGVVWTTPHFAAASANVLTNHVLDDRAKIPEYKAAAAEIDVGIEPVDASTDD from the coding sequence ATGGCCAGTGAGAAACGCGATCCGGTCGAAACGATCTGTCCGTACTGCGGCGTCGGATGTGGTATCAAGGTCCAGCAGGGTGCGGAGCCGGGCGACGTCGGGTTCGTCCCCTGGGGCGACGCGCCGGTCAACGAGGGACGCATCTGCATCAAAGGCGGAGCGGCCACGGAGGTCGTCGACCACGAGGACCGTCTCACGGATCCGCTGATCGAGGACGGCGGCGAATTCCGCGAGGCCACCTGGGAGGAGGCGATCGAGTACATCGTCCGCGAACTCGAGCGGATTCGAGACGAGTACGGTCCGGACGCGATGGGCTTTCTGGGGTCTTCGAAGGTGATGAACGAAGAGAACTACCTCCTTCAAAAGCTGGCTCGCCGGTACGGCACCAACAACGTCGACAACTGTACGCGGATGTGTCACGCCTCGACGGTCTGGGCGCTGCGGACGAGCCTGGGTGCGGGGGCGATGACCAACAGCATGCAGGACCTCCGCGATGCTGCCGACCTCTTCTGGATTCAGGGGGCGAATCCGGGCGAGCAACATCCGATCGCAAACAGTCAGTACTTCCGGCAGGCCGTCCTCGAGGGAGCCACGGTAATCCAGGTCGATCCGCACGCGAACAAGACGACGCGAACGTTCGGAATCGACGAGACGGATCGTCACCAGCACCTGCAGTTACAACCGGGAACGGACATCCCCCTGCTGAACGTCGTTCTCAAGACGATCCTCGAGAGACACGACGCGAACCCCGATGAGGGGTGGATCGACGAGACGTTCGTCGCGGAGCGCACCGAAGGGTTCGAACACCTGCGACGGACGCTCGAGGACTTCGACAAAGCCGCGGCGGCCCAGGAGTGTGGCGTCCCTCTCGAGGATATCGAGCGAGCGGCAGAGAAGTACGCGACGGCGGACAACGCGGCTATCTTCACCGGGATGGGGATGAGCCAGCACGCCTGTGGCGTCGACAACGTCCAAAACGAGATCAATCTGGCGCTGATCACGGGCAACCTCGGACGGCCGGGGACGGGCGTCAACCCGCTGCGCGGACAGAACAACGTTCAGGGTACCTGTGACGTCGGTGCGATGCCGAACGTGTTGCCCGGCTATCAGCTCGTCGACGACGACGCAGCGCGCGAATCCGTCGAGGACGTCTGGGGGTTCGACGTTCCGGACGAGCCCGGACTCACGAACGTCGAGATCACGTCGGAAGCCGGCGAATCCGTCGCGGGGCTGTACGTCATGGGCGAAAATCCGGTGATGAGCGAGCCCGACGCCAACCGCGTCGCCGAACGGCTCGAGGACCTCGAGTTCATGGTCGTTCAGGACATCTTCATGACCGAGACGGCCGCGTACGCCGACGTGATCCTTCCCGCTACCACCTGGGCCGAACGCGGCGGAACGGTCACTAACACGGACCGCCGCGTTCAGCGTATGCGCGGCGTCGAGAAGGTTCACGAGAACACGAAACACGATCTCGAAATCCTCCGCGATATCGGGTCCCGGCTCTTCGGTGGCGACGGATTCGACTTCGACGACCCCGAAGCCGTCTTCGAGGAACTCAGGCAGGTCTGTCCGAGTTACCACGGGATGACCTACGACCGACTCGGGACGGAGGGGAGACACTGGCCCTGCTACGAGCCGGGTGACGAGGGCGATCCCTACCTCTACGAGGAGGCGTTCGACACGGAGAGCGGCCGCGGTCACATCGAGGGGGTCGCCCACCAACCGCCGGCCGAAACGCCCGACGACGACTACCCGCTGATCCTCACGACCGCGCGACTCGAGGAACACTACAATACCGGCACGATGAGCACCCGGTCGCCGACGCTCAACCGGCAGACGCCGGAGAATTTCGTCGACGTCAATCCCGCCGACGCCGAACGCTACGGTATCGCGGACGGTGAGACCGTTCGGCTCCGCTCGCGACGCGGCGAGATCACGCTCGAGGCTCACGTCACCGAGGACACCAAGGAGGGCGTCGTCTGGACGACGCCGCACTTCGCCGCCGCGTCGGCCAACGTGCTCACGAATCACGTCCTCGACGACCGAGCAAAGATTCCGGAGTACAAGGCCGCCGCCGCGGAGATCGACGTCGGGATCGAACCCGTCGACGCGAGCACTGACGACTGA
- a CDS encoding DMT family transporter, whose amino-acid sequence MAVRVDHEVSPAAALALAVFATSTSAILVRWSVAPSSVAAFYRVLFTTALVAPVALIFHRGAFARLSLRDLGGAVVAGAALAVHFAAWFESLAHTTVAASVTLVQSQPLFVAVGAGLLLGERVGPKTVLGILVTIAGAAVMTVSDAGTTILSDATLYGNALAVLGAVTVAGYVLAGRSIRQRVPLFPYVTVVYGVCTVALFLLVGVQGHTYLGYPTREWLLFVGLAVGPGIIGHTVSNWVLEHLESVVVSVAWLGEPLGATLLAAVLLGEYPSAVTALGAVVVIAGIALVTLDRAR is encoded by the coding sequence ATAGCTGTGCGCGTCGACCACGAGGTGTCGCCCGCCGCCGCGCTCGCCCTCGCCGTGTTCGCCACGAGCACCAGCGCGATCCTGGTCCGGTGGAGCGTGGCGCCGAGTTCGGTCGCGGCGTTCTACCGTGTACTCTTCACGACGGCGCTGGTCGCGCCCGTCGCGCTCATCTTCCACCGCGGGGCGTTCGCACGGCTCTCGCTCCGCGATCTCGGGGGTGCTGTCGTCGCCGGGGCGGCGCTCGCGGTCCACTTCGCGGCCTGGTTCGAGAGCCTCGCACACACGACCGTCGCCGCGAGCGTCACGCTGGTCCAGAGTCAGCCGTTGTTCGTCGCGGTCGGCGCGGGGCTCCTCCTCGGCGAGCGCGTCGGCCCGAAAACGGTGCTGGGTATCCTCGTCACGATCGCCGGCGCGGCCGTCATGACGGTCAGCGACGCAGGAACGACGATCCTCTCCGACGCGACGCTGTACGGCAACGCGCTCGCAGTGCTCGGTGCGGTGACCGTCGCCGGCTACGTGCTAGCCGGCCGCTCGATCCGCCAGCGCGTTCCGCTGTTCCCGTACGTGACCGTCGTCTACGGCGTCTGTACGGTCGCGCTGTTTCTCCTGGTCGGCGTGCAGGGCCACACGTATCTCGGATATCCGACCCGCGAGTGGCTTCTCTTCGTCGGGCTGGCCGTCGGCCCCGGCATCATCGGCCACACGGTGAGCAACTGGGTCCTCGAGCACCTCGAGTCGGTCGTTGTCAGCGTCGCCTGGCTCGGAGAGCCGCTGGGTGCGACCCTGCTTGCGGCCGTCCTGCTCGGCGAATATCCGAGCGCTGTCACGGCCCTCGGTGCAGTCGTCGTGATCGCGGGAATTGCCCTCGTAACGCTCGATCGAGCTCGATAG
- a CDS encoding nitrous oxide reductase accessory protein NosL, with amino-acid sequence MTDRNGLERRGLLCSLGVGLAAGFAGCLGGEQPEDDGETQPQVYEPTIENVDEGPFAFPEGHRCAVCNMPATKYFGKGQLVHENGLAAVFDSPGCLFAYTVSSTPESPIAGAWTTDYETEELIDATAAHFVLITDKEAADDPMGIDPRPYADREDALAFLEEWDAEELTEDDIIVGLEDVDLEIASIYRDSRLPDE; translated from the coding sequence ATGACCGACCGCAACGGGCTGGAGCGCCGGGGACTTCTGTGTTCGCTCGGGGTGGGGCTGGCCGCCGGTTTCGCTGGCTGCCTCGGGGGCGAGCAGCCAGAAGACGACGGCGAAACACAACCACAGGTGTACGAGCCCACGATCGAGAACGTCGACGAAGGACCGTTCGCGTTCCCCGAGGGACACCGGTGTGCGGTCTGTAACATGCCAGCGACCAAGTACTTCGGGAAGGGCCAACTCGTTCACGAAAACGGGTTGGCGGCGGTGTTCGATTCGCCGGGCTGTCTGTTCGCGTATACGGTATCGTCGACGCCGGAGTCGCCGATCGCCGGCGCGTGGACGACCGACTACGAAACCGAAGAGCTCATCGACGCGACCGCGGCCCACTTCGTCCTCATAACCGACAAGGAGGCCGCCGACGATCCGATGGGCATCGATCCGCGCCCGTACGCCGACCGCGAGGACGCATTGGCATTTCTCGAGGAGTGGGACGCGGAGGAGTTGACCGAGGACGACATCATCGTCGGCCTCGAGGACGTCGACCTCGAAATCGCGTCGATATACCGCGACAGTCGGCTTCCGGACGAATAA
- a CDS encoding 2-oxoacid:acceptor oxidoreductase subunit alpha: MSSDELIWRIAGGSGDGIDSTSQNFAKALMRSGLDVFTHRHYPSRIRGGHTYVEIRAADHEVQSRGDGYNFLLALGDSFARNPQEEAYYGNEEIKPLSENLDDLREGGIIVYDEGLISEEDVADIELEARAEENDWHVFPLDLRSLAREYGREVMRNTAGVGVTAALLEMDLDHIEDLMEDAMSGDVLEANLEILHEAYDTINEEYDFDHELRAPEGSHDTEQALLSGSNAIAYGAIDAGCRFIAGYPMTPWTDVFTILSQNFPDMGGVSEQVEDEIAAAALAVGASHAGAKAMSGSSGGGFALMSEPLGLAEMTETPIVLVESMRAGPSTGMPTKPEQGDLEHVLYTSQGDSSRVVFAPGNVEEAYDQTRLAFKIAWDYQIPAIVIYDQKLSGENTNVDVEFFDREPQPDLGSTLTEDELREAAHDASGKFRRFNYDDAENGVSPRSLPGQKGGRFLATGNEHSPVGHISEDPDNRVFQMERRLEKLEHIREELEAEHASNQTTFGDENAEYGVITWGSSQGAVREAVERLNENGHSVAGLGVSDMMPFPETEVTEFLERVDEAMVVEMNATAQFRGLIQKELGRFGDEMTSLLKYNGEPFEPAEIVEGYEVNLAEEDRQPTAQVRIEPATGD, translated from the coding sequence ATGAGTAGCGATGAACTTATCTGGCGAATCGCAGGTGGTTCCGGCGACGGAATCGACTCGACGAGCCAGAATTTCGCCAAGGCGCTGATGCGCTCGGGACTCGACGTATTCACCCACCGGCACTATCCGTCGCGAATTCGCGGCGGCCACACCTACGTCGAGATTCGGGCCGCAGACCACGAGGTACAGTCACGCGGGGACGGCTACAACTTCCTGCTCGCACTGGGCGACTCGTTCGCCCGGAACCCGCAGGAAGAGGCCTACTACGGGAACGAAGAGATCAAGCCCCTCTCGGAGAATCTCGACGATCTCCGCGAGGGCGGAATCATCGTCTACGACGAGGGCCTCATCAGCGAGGAGGACGTCGCGGACATCGAACTGGAGGCCCGCGCCGAGGAGAACGACTGGCACGTGTTCCCGCTCGACCTCCGGTCGCTCGCGCGGGAGTACGGCCGGGAGGTCATGCGAAACACCGCGGGCGTCGGCGTCACGGCGGCGCTGCTCGAGATGGACCTCGACCACATCGAGGACCTGATGGAAGACGCCATGAGTGGGGACGTCCTCGAGGCGAACCTCGAGATTCTCCACGAGGCCTACGACACGATCAACGAGGAGTACGACTTCGACCACGAACTGCGCGCGCCCGAGGGCTCTCACGACACCGAGCAGGCACTGCTGTCGGGATCGAACGCGATCGCCTACGGCGCGATCGACGCCGGCTGTCGGTTCATCGCCGGCTACCCGATGACACCGTGGACGGACGTGTTCACCATCCTCAGCCAGAACTTCCCCGACATGGGCGGCGTCTCCGAGCAGGTCGAAGACGAGATCGCCGCGGCGGCGCTCGCGGTCGGTGCGAGCCACGCCGGCGCGAAGGCCATGTCCGGTTCGTCGGGCGGCGGCTTCGCCCTGATGTCCGAACCGCTCGGTCTCGCCGAGATGACCGAAACGCCCATCGTCCTCGTCGAGTCGATGCGGGCCGGACCCTCGACGGGAATGCCGACGAAACCCGAACAGGGCGACCTCGAACACGTACTCTATACGAGCCAGGGCGACTCCTCGCGGGTCGTCTTCGCGCCCGGGAACGTCGAGGAGGCCTACGACCAGACCAGACTCGCGTTCAAAATCGCCTGGGACTACCAGATTCCAGCGATCGTCATCTACGACCAGAAGCTCTCGGGGGAGAACACCAACGTCGACGTCGAATTCTTCGACCGCGAGCCACAGCCGGATCTGGGCTCGACGTTGACCGAAGACGAACTCCGGGAGGCCGCCCACGACGCGAGCGGGAAATTCAGACGGTTCAACTACGACGACGCCGAAAACGGAGTCAGTCCGCGCTCGCTCCCCGGCCAGAAAGGCGGGCGCTTCCTCGCGACCGGCAACGAACACAGCCCGGTCGGACACATCAGTGAGGACCCCGACAACCGCGTCTTCCAGATGGAGCGCCGGCTCGAAAAGCTCGAGCACATCCGCGAGGAACTCGAGGCGGAACACGCCTCCAATCAGACCACCTTCGGCGACGAAAACGCCGAGTACGGCGTCATCACCTGGGGCTCGAGCCAGGGCGCCGTCCGCGAAGCCGTCGAACGACTGAACGAGAACGGCCACTCCGTCGCGGGACTCGGCGTCTCCGACATGATGCCGTTCCCGGAAACCGAAGTGACGGAGTTCCTAGAGCGCGTCGACGAGGCGATGGTCGTCGAGATGAACGCCACCGCGCAGTTCCGCGGTCTGATTCAGAAGGAACTCGGTCGGTTCGGCGACGAGATGACCAGCCTGCTGAAGTACAACGGCGAACCCTTCGAACCCGCCGAGATCGTCGAGGGCTACGAGGTCAACCTCGCAGAGGAGGACCGCCAACCGACCGCACAGGTACGGATCGAACCCGCAACAGGTGACTAA
- the lrpA1 gene encoding HTH-type transcriptional regulator LrpA1: MSTQATEDRILEVLEEDAQASYAEIAERASVSKPTVRKYINQLEEEGVIVGYSADIDPKKLSSQTIALVGLDVASERYVEATQAIKELEEVEALYSSSGDHMLMAEVRAEDGDSLGEIIADELLEIDGVTAAHPSFLQERLK, from the coding sequence ATGAGTACTCAGGCGACGGAAGATCGTATCCTCGAGGTCCTCGAGGAGGACGCACAGGCGTCCTACGCCGAGATCGCCGAGCGGGCTAGCGTCTCGAAACCCACGGTGCGAAAGTACATCAATCAACTCGAAGAGGAAGGGGTCATCGTCGGCTATTCCGCCGACATCGACCCGAAGAAGCTCTCGAGTCAGACCATCGCCCTGGTCGGACTCGACGTCGCGAGCGAACGCTACGTCGAGGCGACGCAGGCGATCAAGGAACTCGAGGAGGTCGAGGCACTGTACAGCTCCAGCGGTGATCACATGCTGATGGCCGAAGTTCGCGCCGAGGACGGCGATTCGCTGGGGGAAATCATCGCCGACGAACTCCTCGAGATAGACGGCGTCACCGCGGCCCATCCGTCGTTTCTGCAAGAGCGCCTGAAGTGA
- a CDS encoding DUF7344 domain-containing protein, with amino-acid sequence MGDEQFDPDPFALRTATGAFPVDDVLRLFADRRARYAVVYLADHPTPTLEELADVIVAKDASVEGTIATPADRDRVRIRLYHTILPKLESLGFITYDGETNAVTETDIPPAVIDALGVTDRPP; translated from the coding sequence ATGGGCGACGAGCAGTTCGATCCCGATCCGTTCGCCCTGCGCACGGCGACCGGTGCGTTCCCGGTCGACGACGTGCTCCGTCTCTTCGCCGATCGACGCGCCCGCTACGCGGTCGTCTATCTCGCCGATCATCCGACGCCGACGCTCGAGGAACTCGCCGACGTGATCGTCGCGAAGGACGCGAGCGTCGAGGGGACCATCGCCACACCTGCCGACCGTGATCGCGTTCGTATTCGACTCTATCACACGATACTTCCCAAACTCGAGTCGCTGGGGTTCATCACGTACGACGGCGAGACGAACGCCGTCACTGAAACCGACATCCCGCCGGCGGTGATCGACGCCCTGGGGGTGACCGACAGACCGCCATGA